In Citrus sinensis cultivar Valencia sweet orange chromosome 4, DVS_A1.0, whole genome shotgun sequence, one DNA window encodes the following:
- the LOC102608359 gene encoding laccase-4-like has protein sequence MGPSLLLRSAILRAMFLGFFALWILSELALAKHEGITRHYKFHIKMQNITRLCQTKSIVTVNGQFPGPRIIAREGDRLLIRVINNVKYNVTIHWHGVRQLRSGWADGPAYVTQCPIQTGQSYVYNFTVTGQRGTLFWHAHISWLRATLYGPIIILPKQQASYPFPQPFEEVPIIFGEWWKADMETIINEAMQTGGAPNISDAFTINGLPGPFYNCAAKDTFKLKVTPGKTYLLRMINAALNDELFFSIANHTLTVVETDAVYVKPIETKVVLITPGQSTNVLLKAKSKAPNANFLIAARPYATGPASFDNTTTAGVLEYDQPNGITTKNLPLLKPAALLPKFNDTNFVMQFNKKIRSLATAKFPAKVPKKVDRRFFFTVGLGLSPCPQNQTCQGPNNMKLAASVNNVSFVQPNVALLQAHFFNRSKGVYTTDFPANPPFKFNYTGTPPSNIMVGSGTKVVVLPFNASVEVVMQDTSIIVAESHPLHLHGFNFFVVAQGFGNFDPNKDPAKFNLVDPAERNTVGVPSGGWVAIRFLADNPGVWFMHCHLEVHTSWGLKMAWIVNDGKGPKQKLPPPPSDLPKC, from the exons ATGGGTCCTAGCCTTCTTCTGCGTTCTGCCATTTTGAGGGCCATGTTTCTTGGGTTTTTTGCTCTGTGGATTTTGTCAGAGCTGGCTTTAGCAAAGCATGAAGGCATCACTAGGCACTACAAGTTTCAT attaaaatgcaaaatattaCAAGATTGTGCCAAACAAAGAGTATTGTGACCGTCAATGGCCAATTTCCGGGACCTCGAATCATCGCAAGGGAAGGCGACCGCCTCTTAATCAGAGTGATTAACAATGTCAAGTACAATGTCACCATTCACTg GCATGGAGTCCGGCAGCTGAGAAGCGGGTGGGCAGATGGACCTGCATATGTCACACAGTGCCCAATCCAGACAGGACAATCCTATGTGTACAATTTCACTGTTACTGGCCAAAGAGGGACATTGTTTTGGCATGCCCACATCTCATGGCTTAGGGCAACTCTCTATGGACCAATTATTATCCTTCCCAAGCAGCAGGCCTCTTATCCATTTCCCCAGCCCTTCGAAGAAGTTCCCATCATTTTTG GAGAATGGTGGAAAGCAGACATGGAAACAATCATCAACGAAGCTATGCAAACAGGAGGAGCACCGAATATTTCTGATGCTTTCACCATCAATGGTCTCCCTGGTCCCTTTTATAATTGCGCAGCCAAAG ACACTTTCAAGTTGAAGGTGACGCCTGGAAAAACCTACCTCCTCCGAATGATCAATGCTGCGCTCAATGATGAGCTTTTCTTCAGCATAGCTAACCACACCTTAACGGTAGTCGAAACCGACGCCGTTTACGTGAAGCCCATAGAAACTAAAGTTGTGCTCATCACCCCAGGCCAAAGCACCAATGTCCTTCTCAAGGCCAAATCTAAGGCTCCTAACGCCAACTTCCTCATCGCTGCTAGGCCTTACGCCACCGGCCCCGCATCCTTCGACAACACCACAACCGCCGGCGTTCTCGAATACGACCAACCTAACGGCATCACAACCAAGAATCTTCCTCTCCTCAAACCGGCGGCACTACTGCCAAAATTCAATGACACAAACTTTGTCATGcaatttaataagaaaatccGTAGCTTGGCCACGGCCAAGTTCCCGGCTAAGGTCCCAAAGAAAGTTGACAGGCGCTTCTTCTTCACTGTAGGGCTAGGATTAAGCCCCTGCCCACAAAACCAAACTTGCCAAGGACCCAATAACATGAAGCTTGCAGCTTCTGTTAACAATGTCTCTTTTGTGCAGCCAAATGTGGCTTTACTTCAAGCTCACTTCTTTAATAGATCCAAAGGAGTGTACACAACTGATTTTCCCGCCAACCCgcctttcaaattcaattacacGGGCACACCGCCGAGCAATATTATGGTGGGCAGCGGCACAAAAGTTGTGGTGCTGCCTTTTAACGCGAGCGTTGAGGTGGTGATGCAGGACACGAGCATCATTGTTGCTGAGAGCCACCCTCTTCATCTTCACGGCTTTAACTTCTTTGTTGTTGCTCAAGGGTTTGGCAACTTTGACCCCAACAAGGACCCTGCCAAATTCAACCTCGTTGACCCTGCTGAGAGGAACACTGTGGGCGTGCCATCTGGCGGGTGGGTTGCCATTCGCTTTCTCGCTGACAATCCAG GTGTTTGGTTCATGCATTGCCATTTGGAAGTACACACTAGCTGGGGCTTGAAGATGGCTTGGATTGTGAATGATGGAAAGGGGCCCAAGCAAAAGCTGCCACCTCCACCGTCTGATCTTCCAAAATGCTAA